TTCACACCAAATTCTAACAATCGGTAGAGACAGCTAATCGTATCCTTCGCATGAAGGGTCGATAGAACAAGGTGACCAGTGAGGGCAGCGCGGATCGCGAGATGTGCGGTAGATTCATCTCGGATTTCACCAATCATGATTACGTCCGGATCATGGCGTAAGATCGATTTAAAGCCATCCAGGTACGTAACCCCAGCAGGCTCATTAATCTCAATCTGCAAAAAATGGTCGACTCTTTTTTCAATCGGATCTTCTAATGTGATAATCTGCCTTTTGGACTGGATTTGTGCTTGTTTCAGAAGGGAGTATAGTAGGGTTGTTTTACCTGAACCTGTCGGACCAACAAATAGTAATAGTCCTTGTTGTTTGTTCAGTAATTCATAAATTTTCTTAAGTGGTTTCGGGAAAATCGTGAGGTGTTCATATTGATTGGAGGTTTCTTGAGGTAAAATACGGATCGCTAAAGCTTCGTTATAAGCTGAGGGGAGTGTGGACAGTCTTAAATGAACATTACCACTTGAGGCTAAATAATGGTGAATCGACCCATTTTGTGGCCTTCGTTTTTCTCCGATATCCATTCCAGCCAAAAATTTAAAATGTGAAATCAATCTTGTACTTTGTGAAAGAGGGATCTCTTCGAGGGTGAACAAACGTTGATCGATTCTCGCTTGAATCGTAGTCGTATTGAGTCTTGGTATGACGTGGAGGTCCGTTGCTTTTAATGTTAATGCCTTGGTAATCAGCTTTTCACTCTTGCTTTCGACATTTATCTCTATAGAATCACCTTCTTTCGGGAAGTATATGTACTATTCGACTTTCATGAAACATATCCTTCTTTCTCAAATAAATACTTGTATATTTTTTTCACTAGCCTTTATACTATGAGTAGTATACTATGCGACACAAAATTGACATAGCAATAGTAATTTACTTTTATTGTTCATTTGATTTATAATACTAAAAGAGTCCATTTTTTAGTATGAGTGGAATACGCTCAGATTTAGCACTTATTTATCCGTATGATCATTGCTGCAAAGGAGGAATACATATGGCAAGAATGTATCGCATGATGGGATTCTGGACAGCTGTCATTGCTATTATGGCTTATGTAGGTGGCATGGAAGCGTTCGCCCTATTGTTTGTTGGTCAAACAGTCATGTTCGTTGCACTTGGCTACTTAAACTTATCTGAAAGATTGTATATTTATATTTTCGGTGCATACTTAACAGTCTTCTTCATCGGCTTTACGTATTGGACCACTTTCATGATGACCCCTGGATCAGGCGGACATTAAAAAAATGTATGCAAAAAAAGCTGTCCGTAGTCGGACAGCTTTTTTAGTTCATTTTATATTGCCGGTATTCTTTTGCTGAATAAGGACACGAAATGCATCACTTATCCCTCCTGGTGTTGCAAAAGAACGGATCGCCCGGTTTAACTTACTTTCCTTTGAAAATGGATCGGGTTGCTGATGATCGATTAGGTGGTTAAATAAACCGTGATCAACAAGAAAATCCCTTTGTCTTTGTAAGGTGACATATTCAAGACCGACTTCGTTTCCTTTCTGAATGAGCGCATCAAACGGAATATGTACAGTCAAGTCCATCTCCCCTGCATGGTGCAATGGATCAGTGACCATTTGATGCTTATAATACCCTCTTAACGTACCATTCTTTAGTGCAGGGTCTTGGAACTCTTCCTTCGTATAGCCATAATCTACTGTCACCAATGCCCCTTCACAAAGTAGGTTGGACATTTGCTTGAGCCAACTATCCATTATGAGTGGAACTTCAATACGATGCCCTTCAGGTATATCGACTTTGTAGTCATGAATCCAGACTCGAACCTGTTCGTTATGCAAGGGTTCGGTGATTTCTTTTAACTGATCATGGTCATCAACTGTGATCATGACCTCAAATAATTGGCCGTTATTTTTCATAACGACATGGACAGGAAATGCATCTAACAATTCATTTGAAAAGATCACACCTTTAAAATTCGCATCCATTCTTTCAAAGTCCTCGATTGACTCAAAATAGGAAACATTTTCGTGCTCCCTTAGCGTGCTTTTGGCTACTTCAATATGATCTTTACTGACGTCAACAAACATATACTTCAAACGCTTATAACGGTCAGGGCTCGTTTCACGTAAGTAATCGAGCACCTGTTTAGCAAAATCACCTTTCCCTCCACCTAGCTCACAAATATGGAGGGGTACATCATTACTTTCACAATAAGCTACAAAGTAGTCTGCAAATACCCATGCAAAGACAGGATGAACAGAACTCGACGTATAGAAGTCGCCTTCTTTTCCAATTTTCATTCTCTTACGCTGATAATAACCTTGTTGGTGGTATAAAGCGTTTTCCATAAAAGTAACATAATCGATACGCCTATACTCAGATGACATTATCCTCTGCTTTATTACCTCTATAATCGCTAATTGTTGTTTGGTCATAATCAAAAGCCGTTTAGGAACGGGTTCGTATTCATCTCTTCACCAATCGTCGTTGAAGGACCATGTCCTGAAAGGACTTCAGTTTCTTCATCTAGAGTTAGGAGTTGTTCATGAATACTCTCAATTAATTGTTCATGATTCCCCCCTGGAAGGTCTGTACGACCAATACTTCCCATAAACAATGCATCACCACTCACGACAAGTCCGCTCTCTTCAAAAGAAAAAGATACACTACCAGGTGAGTGACCAGGGGTATGTAGGACTTTACATGTAAATGTTCCTATTCTTAAGTCCTCCCCTGGATTTAATTTATGATCCGCTTTCTTTACAGACACAGCATCAATCATTGGAAAGAAGCTTGAACCGTTCAGATCCGGATTTTCAAGCCAATCAAATTCTTCTTGATGTAAATAGACGGGTAATGACCAATTCTCCCGCACCACATCAAGTGCACCAATATGATCAAAATGCGCATGGGTTAACAATATCGCAATTGGTGTGAAGCCCTCTGCTTCAACCTCCTTTATGATACGTTCACCCTCACTCCCAGGATCGATGATTAACCCTTCTTTATCTTCGTTCCATAGTAAATAACAATTTGCTTGTACAGGTCCAACTGATATTCGTTTCCATTCCATTTTTGTATCCCTCCATTGCCACACAGCATCATTTAATCTACACTAATAGTAATTCATTTCAATTGAGAACATCAACATCAATACTCTTACAATATCAAATTCTATGGTGGTTTTGAAAGCGAGGGTGCTATGCAAATTGTATTTGGTGTAGAACATTGTGAATTACGCGATCAAGGATCGAATTATTTAAATGAATTCCTTCAAAAGATCACGAGTACAGCCAATGTCGTTGATCGGGATGATCGACTCTGTATTGTTCAGACAGAATCTGACTTTCAAGCACTTAAAGAACTCTTTCAATCAGAAAAAAGACTTGAGGAAACCTATGAACTATACCCATTGCAGTCTCCATCCACAAAATTCAATACTGATTACGGATTTGTCTCATCTTCTAAACATGCATACTTATTTAAGGAAATGACAATCCCGTTTCGTTTGAACGAAGAAAATGAACGTGCAAAAATGGCGATGCTGCAGATGGAAGAACACCTTGTCGCTACAGATGATTCTACAAGTCCACTTCTTTATTTTGCAGATAGACAGCAAAGGGAACTCATCGAGCAAATCGCTTCTGCTTATCAAGTTACCGTCACATTTTTGTAAGGAATGGATTCTCGACACAGAGCAAAAAAACAGGTACAATAGGATAGGCAATCATTCTCTTACATAGATTGTTTTGTTCATAACAGGATATAGTAATACTAACTAGAAATTTTCCAATACTAAGGGGGGGAAATCTTATGGCATTGGCTATTATGTTTGGCCTTGTAACCCTTTTTGCACTATGGGCTTTATTTAGAGAAATGAAAAAGAAGAATTTATTTGCAGTGGGCTTTGCATTCTTGACACTCGCAGTGTTTGGATGGTTTACGGTGATGACAGTCATCGATCTATTCCACTCTGGCGGTTGGGGTGCTGGACACTAATAACGACCAACTAAAAAGAACCCGGCAATGTTTGCTGGGTTCTTTTTAGTCCATTCATTTCTTTATTTCTATTCACAAATATCTAGTATTGAAGGACTTGCCGTCCAATTATCTTCTCAATTTCGCTTGGATCGTATTTACTTTGTCAGTCATTCGTACCTTCTTATCTCTTCGATCATCTATACGAATATTCGTAGCCACACGTTCAATCCCATGGTTAAAAGGAACTTCGTGGACTTGCTTGATCACATGTAGTAAGTCGTCCATCTCTCCTTCAATTAATGTACTCATAGGGGTAAGTTCATAATTGATTTTATCTTTGTTTTCCTCAAGTACTTTTTGAACTTCAACAACGTAGTCACTTACACTCGGACTTTTTGTTCCAATCGGTATCACTGTAATATCAACAATTGCCATTTATATAACCTCCAACTATGTATTTAACTCCATCAACTGCATTTTATCATTGTAGAATGCTTGGTATAAAATAATGGTTACGAACATCGCACTAACCGCAACCGAAACAAAAATACTTAACGAAATGACAATTTGATAACGGACGGCATCCATCGGTGATACGCCTCCCAATATCAAACCTGTCATCATACCAGGTAATTGTACCAACCCTATCGTTTTCAGTCCATCAATATTCGGTATCATCGCTGCTCTCAATGTTTTTCTAATAATATGAATAGAAGCTTGTCTAGGCGTTGCCCCTAAAGATAATGCAGCAAGTATCCTGCCCTTCTCCTCACGAAATTGACTGAGAAGTCTTTCTAATGCAAGTCCGATGGCAACCATACTATTTCCAATAATCATACCGCTGACTGGTATTACTTT
This Pseudalkalibacillus berkeleyi DNA region includes the following protein-coding sequences:
- the comGA gene encoding competence type IV pilus ATPase ComGA — its product is MYFPKEGDSIEINVESKSEKLITKALTLKATDLHVIPRLNTTTIQARIDQRLFTLEEIPLSQSTRLISHFKFLAGMDIGEKRRPQNGSIHHYLASSGNVHLRLSTLPSAYNEALAIRILPQETSNQYEHLTIFPKPLKKIYELLNKQQGLLLFVGPTGSGKTTLLYSLLKQAQIQSKRQIITLEDPIEKRVDHFLQIEINEPAGVTYLDGFKSILRHDPDVIMIGEIRDESTAHLAIRAALTGHLVLSTLHAKDTISCLYRLLEFGVKFEEMHQTLLGVVSQQLCDLVCPYCGSECSIQCLVRRKQRRTGVYETLCGSQLNDVMKTILNNSGEDVYFPKMNDYLKRAMAMGYIPLSQTTSYKGFPYEKA
- a CDS encoding class I SAM-dependent methyltransferase, producing the protein MENALYHQQGYYQRKRMKIGKEGDFYTSSSVHPVFAWVFADYFVAYCESNDVPLHICELGGGKGDFAKQVLDYLRETSPDRYKRLKYMFVDVSKDHIEVAKSTLREHENVSYFESIEDFERMDANFKGVIFSNELLDAFPVHVVMKNNGQLFEVMITVDDHDQLKEITEPLHNEQVRVWIHDYKVDIPEGHRIEVPLIMDSWLKQMSNLLCEGALVTVDYGYTKEEFQDPALKNGTLRGYYKHQMVTDPLHHAGEMDLTVHIPFDALIQKGNEVGLEYVTLQRQRDFLVDHGLFNHLIDHQQPDPFSKESKLNRAIRSFATPGGISDAFRVLIQQKNTGNIK
- a CDS encoding MBL fold metallo-hydrolase, encoding MEWKRISVGPVQANCYLLWNEDKEGLIIDPGSEGERIIKEVEAEGFTPIAILLTHAHFDHIGALDVVRENWSLPVYLHQEEFDWLENPDLNGSSFFPMIDAVSVKKADHKLNPGEDLRIGTFTCKVLHTPGHSPGSVSFSFEESGLVVSGDALFMGSIGRTDLPGGNHEQLIESIHEQLLTLDEETEVLSGHGPSTTIGEEMNTNPFLNGF
- a CDS encoding ABC transporter permease, whose amino-acid sequence is MQSTEISNLSLLFIIVFVMVPVSLSYLFSLNLSKTVIWSSVRGVAQLFLIGYVLTFLFNLPNWQGIGLWVSVMILVATLNASRKAKGIPRVRLIVFVVIALIEVSIISLWLLFGYIPFTVEKVIPVSGMIIGNSMVAIGLALERLLSQFREEKGRILAALSLGATPRQASIHIIRKTLRAAMIPNIDGLKTIGLVQLPGMMTGLILGGVSPMDAVRYQIVISLSIFVSVAVSAMFVTIILYQAFYNDKMQLMELNT
- a CDS encoding DUF2759 domain-containing protein — protein: MALAIMFGLVTLFALWALFREMKKKNLFAVGFAFLTLAVFGWFTVMTVIDLFHSGGWGAGH
- a CDS encoding DUF2626 domain-containing protein, producing MARMYRMMGFWTAVIAIMAYVGGMEAFALLFVGQTVMFVALGYLNLSERLYIYIFGAYLTVFFIGFTYWTTFMMTPGSGGH
- a CDS encoding MTH1187 family thiamine-binding protein, translated to MAIVDITVIPIGTKSPSVSDYVVEVQKVLEENKDKINYELTPMSTLIEGEMDDLLHVIKQVHEVPFNHGIERVATNIRIDDRRDKKVRMTDKVNTIQAKLRR